One Gossypium hirsutum isolate 1008001.06 chromosome A11, Gossypium_hirsutum_v2.1, whole genome shotgun sequence genomic window carries:
- the LOC107923399 gene encoding cation/H(+) antiporter 15, with protein sequence MAMATTRAEDLIVCYSPKMVTAKGIWKGDNPLDYSIPLFILQMTIVVATTRIMVFVLKPLRQPRVVSEILGGVILGPSVLGRVQGFASTIFPSRSVMVLETMANVGLVYFLFLVGVEMDLTVLRKTGKRALAVAIGGMILPFVVGICFTIVLHDRKPKSLNTATYILLLGVTLSVTAFPVLARILFELKLINSEIGKLAMSSALLNVMCAWILLAFAIATADNDAKSFALLWVLLASVGFVVVCIVFVRPAITWMVGTTSEGELLSEFTICVILTGAMISGFITDAIGTHAVFGAFVFGLVIPNGALGVVLLEKVEDFVYGLLLPLFFAISGLKANFASIDSARTLGVLAFITFLSCAGKIAGTMLITMFLRVPYNDGFILGVLMNAKGLVELIVLNIGKDRKVFDDESFSVMVIVAVVMTAIISPIVATMYKPTRSSVSYERRTLQRALHDGELRLLVCIHTHRNVPAIINLLEASNPTAKSPLCIYVLHLVELTGHASGMLIVHNARKSKYVPTAKNRTQAQSDNIINAFESFEQHSSFVSIHPRTAISPYNSIHEDICSVAEDKRVALVIIPFHKQQTVDGGMEGTNPAFGSVNQNLLAKAPCSVGILVDRGLSGSARVAANEVSRQVCVLFFGGPDDREALAYGWRMCENPGISLTVLRFVPGANATLSTMLPTDDPDNPNVLTVEATNSWENGLDDEYINDFRSKNDDDESIVYTENVVNSSEETVAAIRKLDNYHDLLIVGRGHGVMSPLTTGPTDWSECPELGAIGDILAESDFSSTVSVLVIQQYIGSSQHELTGSPHSTSQSDDELIHRRTWSPKKTDYI encoded by the exons atggcAATGGCGACGACTAGAGCAGAAGATTTGATAGTTTGCTATTCACCGAAAATGGTAACTGCAAAGGGCATATGGAAAGGTGACAACCCTTTGGATTATTCCATTCCTCTCTTCATCTTGCAGATGACAATCGTCGTTGCCACCACTCGCATCATGGTGTTCGTCCTCAAACCCCTGCGCCAACCTCGAGTCGTTTCCGAGATTCTC GGCGGAGTAATATTAGGTCCATCGGTGCTAGGAAGGGTTCAAGGATTTGCCAGCACAATTTTTCCCTCAAGGAGTGTGATGGTGCTTGAAACAATGGCAAACGTTGGTCTGGTTTACTTCCTCTTCCTCGTTGGTGTTGAAATGGACCTAACGGTGCTTCGTAAGACAGGAAAAAGGGCATTGGCAGTTGCTATTGGCGGCATGATATTGCCCTTTGTAGTTGGCATCTGTTTCACTATTGTTCTCCATGACAGAAAACCAAAATCTTTAAACACAGCCACCTACATCCTCTTGCTTGGTGTCACACTCTCGGTCACCGCGTTTCCAGTGCTAGCTCGAATCCTCTTCGAACTGAAACTGATTAACTCAGAAATCGGCAAATTGGCAATGTCTTCGGCTCTTCTTAACGTCATGTGCGCTTGGATTCTTTTAGCATTTGCCATTGCAACTGCGGATAATGATGCAAAGTCCTTTGCTTTGCTTTGGGTGCTTCTTGCCAGTGTAGGTTTCGTTGTGGTTTGCATTGTTTTTGTTAGGCCAGCAATTACATGGATGGTTGGAACAACCTCAGAAGGGGAACTCTTGAGCGAATTTACTATATGCGTCATTCTAACGGGGGCTATGATCTCAGGTTTCATTACGGATGCCATTGGGACACATGCTGTTTTTGGAGCTTTTGTGTTTGGTCTCGTAATTCCCAATGGAGCCCTTGGAGTAGTTTTATTAGAAAAGGTTGAGGACTTTGTTTACGGACTTTTACTCCCTCTCTTCTTTGCTATCAGCGGGCTGAAGGCCAATTTTGCTTCTATCGATAGCGCTCGAACATTGGGCGTCTTAGCATTCATTACCTTCCTCTCTTGCGCCGGCAAGATAGCCGGAACTATGCTTATAACAATGTTTCTCCGGGTGCCATATAATGATGGATTTATACTTGGAGTACTCATGAATGCCAAAGGACTCGTTGAATTGATTGTTCTTAACATTGGCAAAGATCGGAAG GTCTTCGATGATGAATCATTTTCAGTCATGGTGATTGTAGCGGTGGTTATGACTGCCATCATATCACCCATTGTGGCAACCATGTACAAGCCAACAAGGAGTTCCGTGTCATACGAACGTCGAACACTTCAACGAGCACTGCATGATGGAGAGCTGCGACTGCTTGTATGCATCCACACCCATCGCAATGTCCCCGCAATAATCAACCTACTTGAAGCCTCAAACCCCACCGCCAAATCTCCATTATGTATCTACGTGCTCCATCTCGTTGAACTCACTGGTCATGCATCAGGGATGCTCATCGTCCATAACGCCCGCAAGTCCAAATACGTTCCCACAGCGAAGAACCGAACTCAAGCTCAATCGGACAACATAATCAATGCTTTCGAAAGCTTTGAGCAACATTCGAGCTTTGTCTCCATTCACCCACGCACCGCCATTTCCCCTTACAACTCCATTCACGAAGATATATGTAGCGTGGCCGAGGACAAACGTGTAGCCCTCGTAATCATCCCTTTCCATAAACAACAAACGGTGGATGGAGGGATGGAAGGGACAAACCCAGCGTTCGGATCAGTTAACCAGAATTTACTAGCCAAGGCGCCTTGCTCGGTGGGCATTTTAGTCGACCGGGGCCTAAGTGGGTCAGCTCGGGTTGCTGCAAACGAAGTGTCTCGCCAAGTTTGTGTCCTGTTTTTCGGTGGTCCAGACGATAGAGAAGCTCTTGCTTATGGGTGGAGAATGTGTGAAAATCCAGGGATTTCTCTCACTGTGCTACGATTCGTTCCAGGTGCCAATGCAACACTCTCAACGATGCTGCCTACTGATGACCCAGACAACCCGAATGTGTTAACAGTGGAAGCAACCAACAGCTGGGAAAATGGGCTTGATGATGAATACATAAACGATTTCAGAAGCAAGAATGATGATGATGAATCTATCGTATACACTGAGAATGTGGTAAACAGTAGCGAGGAGACTGTTGCAGCGATTAGGAAATTAGACAACTACCATGATTTGCTCATTGTTGGGAGAGGACATGGCGTGATGTCGCCATTAACAACCGGCCCTACCGATTGGAGTGAGTGTCCGGAGCTCGGTGCGATCGGAGATATTCTAGCGGAGTCGGATTTTTCGTCCACCGTATCTGTGCTAGTGATTCAACAGTATATTGGGTCATCCCAACATGAATTGACTGGATCACCGCATAGCACATCTCAATCCGACGACGAGCTTATCCATCGCCGGACATGGTCACCAAAGAAAACTGATTATATTTGA
- the LOC107923108 gene encoding probable methyltransferase PMT26, with protein MALGRYNRVDNNNNKSSSYCSTVTIVIFMGLCLVGIWMITSSWVVPVQNGDDPAEEKKNQLKDQVETVIVDSNDRDNKPQFEDKRNDLHKDGPEKDLDVSLDKYKGKANLAAEENQEKTEETKWVKSKKDNQQFNSVGGEKNVYNSENLGGQGSENAEKKSHSNKDDKKSGSDNAEKKGDESTSRTYGDKVDKNDDKVSDKRSADQVKKKSSNEDSPKGDKVFDKSFDDQVKKSSNEVFPKGDKVDKNNDNGFDKSSDSQVKKSSNEDAPKGDKVFDNSFDDQVKKSSNEVFPKVDKVDKNNDNVFDKSSDSQVKKSSNEDAPKGDKVFDKSSDDQVKKSSKEVFPKGDKVDKSNANVFDKSSGSQVKKSSNEVFPSVAQSELLNETMIHNGSFTTQAAESNKEKNAQSSSNSSSKDYIWKLCNSTAGPDFIPCLDNWEAIRNLPTNIHYEHRERHCPEVPPTCLVPLPEGYKFPIEWPKSRDKIWYKNVPHSKLVEFKGGQNWLKITGDYLTFPGGGTQFRRGALHYIDFIQKAVPDIAWGKRSRVILDVGCGVASFGGYLFERNVLAMSLAPKDEHEAQVQFALERGIPAVSAVMGTKRLPYPGTVFDIIHCARCRVPWHIEGGKLLLELNRLLRPGGFFLWSATPVYQLKAQDVEIWKAMIEQTKAMCWELVNKTSKEPINKVAIATFRKPTSNECYKQRSQQEPPLCLESDDPNAAWNVPLQTCMHKVPLDPSERGSKWPEEWPARLEKSPYWLLSSQVGVYGKAAPEDLAADNEHWKQVVTKSYMQGMGINWSSVRNVMDMKAVYGGFAAALKDMNLWVMNVIPVDSPDTLPIIYERGLFGIYHDWCESFSTYPRSYDLLHADHIFSRVKKRCNFVAVVAEVDRILRPGGKLIARDDVETITELENMVRSMHWEVRLSYSKDKEGLLCVQKSMWRPTEVETLTYAIA; from the exons ATGGCTTTAGGAAGATACAATAGggtagataataataacaataagtcTTCGAGTTATTGTTCCACCGTCACCATTGTGATTTTCATGGGATTATGTTTAGTTGGGATTTGGATGATAACTTCGTCCTGGGTTGTCCCGGTCCAAAACGGGGATGACCCGgctgaagaaaagaaaaatcagcTCAAGGATCAGGTTGAGACGGTAATCGTGGATAGCAATGACAGAGACAATAAGCCGCAGTTTGAAGATAAGCGTAATGATCTACATAAAGATGGCCCAGAAAAGGATTTAGACGTGAGTCTGGATAAATATAAAGGTAAAGCCAACTTAGCTGCAGAAGAAAATCAGGAGAAAACTGAAGAGACTAAGTGGGTCAAGTCTAAGAAGGATAATCAGCAATTCAATTCTGTAGGTGGAGAGAAAAACGTTTACAACAGTGAGAATCTGGGTGGACAAGGGTCTGAAAATGCTGAAAAGAAATCTCATTCTAATAAGGATGACAAGAAATCTGGTTCTGATAATGCTGAAAAGAAAGGAGATGAAAGCACTTCCAGGACTTATGGGGATAAGGTTGATAAAAATGATGACAAGGTGTCGGATAAACGCTCAGCTGATCAGGTGAAAAAGAAGAGTTCAAATGAAGATTCCCCAAAAGGAGATAAGGTGTTTGATAAAAGCTTTGATGATCAGGTGAAAAAGAGCTCAAATGAAGTTTTCCCTAAAGGGGATAAGGTTGACAAAAATAATGACAATGGGTTCGATAAAAGCTCTGATAGTCAAGTGAAAAAGAGTTCAAATGAAGATGCCCCAAAAGGAGATAAGGTGTTTGATAATAGCTTTGATGATCAGGTGAAAAAGAGCTCAAATGAAGTTTTCCCTAAAGTGGATAAGGTTGACAAAAATAATGACAATGTGTTCGATAAAAGCTCTGATAGTCAAGTGAAAAAGAGTTCAAATGAAGATGCCCCAAAAGGCGATAAGGTGTTTGATAAAAGCTCTGATGATCAGGTGAAAAAGAGCTCAAAAGAAGTTTTCCCTAAAGGGGATAAGGTTGACAAAAGTAATGCCAATGTGTTCGATAAAAGCTCTGGTAGTCAAGTGAAAAAGAGCTCAAATGAAGTTTTCCCATCTGTTGCTCAATCTGAGCTTTTGAATGAAACCATGATTCACAATGGATCATTCACTACTCAAGCGGCAgaatcaaataaagaaaaaaatgctcagtCATCATCAAACTCATCATCAAAGGATTACATTTGGAAGCTTTGCAATTCCACTGCCGGGCCTGATTTTATCCCATGCCTTGACAATTGGGAAGCCATCAGGAATCTTCCTACTAACATACATTATGAGCATCGAGAAAGGCACTGTCCAGAAGTGCCACCAACCTGCCTTGTTCCTCTTCCTGAAGGATACAAATTCCCAATAGAGTGGCCGAAAAGTAGGGACAAG ATTTGGTACAAAAATGTTCCCCACTCCAAGCTAGTAGAATTTAAGGGGGGtcagaattggttgaaaattacTGGGGATTACTTAACATTTCCTGGTGGTGGAACCCAGTTTAGGAGAGGTGCACTTCATTATATCGACTTTATACAAAAG GCTGTGCCTGATATAGCATGGGGAAAACGCTCTCGTGTAATATTGGACGTCGGATGTGGGGTTGCCAGCTTTGGAGGTTATCTTTTTGAAAGAAATGTGCTGGCCATGTCCCTAGCACCAAAAGATGAACATGAAGCTCAAGTACAATTTGCACTTGAAAGGGGGATTCCTGCTGTGTCTGCTGTGATGGGTACTAAAAGACTTCCCTACCCTGGCACTGTATTTGATATTATTCATTGTGCACGATGTAGAGTGCCATGGCACATAGAAG GTGGTAAACTCCTCTTGGAGCTCAATCGTTTGCTGCGACCCGGTGGTTTCTTTTTGTGGTCTGCTACTCCTGTTTATCAGTTAAAAGCTCAGGATGTTGAAATCTGGAAGG CTATGATTGAACAAACAAAAGCTATGTGCTGGGAGCTTGTAAACAAAACTTCTAAAGAACCAATAAATAAGGTGGCCATAGCAACATTTAGAAAGCCTACATCTAATGAGTGCTATAAGCAAAGGTCACAACAAGAACCTCCACTATGTCTCGAGTCCGATGATCCAAACGCGGCTTG GAATGTGCCACTTCAAACATGCATGCACAAAGTGCCTCTAGATCCATCAGAACGTGGGTCTAAGTGGCCTGAGGAATGGCCAGCAAGGTTGGAAAAATCACCTTATTGGTTGTTGAGTTCCCAAGTTGGAGTTTATGGCAAAGCAGCACCAGAAGATCTTGCTGCAGACAATGAGCATTGGAAACAGGTGGTAACCAAGTCATACATGCAAGGAATGGGAATAAATTGGTCATCAGTCAGAAATGTCATGGACATGAAAGCTGTTTATGGAGG ATTTGCTGCGGCACTCAAAGATATGAATTTATGGGTCATGAATGTGATCCCAGTTGACTCTCCAGATACACTTCCCATAATATATGAAAGAGGTCTGTTTGGCATATATCATGATTGGTGTGAATCATTTAGCACCTATCCAAGATCTTACGATCTTCTCCATGCCGACCATATATTCTCCAGGGTTAAAAAGAG GTGCAATTTCGTGGCTGTGGTTGCCGAGGTGGATCGTATTTTAAGACCGGGAGGAAAGCTTATTGCTCGGGATGATGTCGAAACCATTACCGAGCTGGAGAATATGGTACGGTCCATGCATTGGGAAGTCCGGTTGAGTTACTCTAAGGACAAGGAAGGCTTGCTGTGTGTCCAGAAATCCATGTGGCGACCTACAGAGGTGGAGACGCTCACATATGCCATTGCTTAG
- the LOC107923793 gene encoding nuclear transcription factor Y subunit B-1, giving the protein MEDEIKHGNVTHVPNKGSPESPHVTCCDSNNSNNNNNQNNNNKEQDRFLPIANVSRILKKVIPSNGKISKDAKETIQECVSEFISFVTGEASDKCQREKRKTINGDDIIWAITTLGFEEYVGPLKLYLSKYREMEGEKLIFPKQQRSDQRRQHSEYEQNIVFNNNNNININTNSNNNVNSSINVYPSFVPSDQPFSLPFSSNSFQKQLQ; this is encoded by the coding sequence ATGGAAGATGAAATTAAGCATGGAAACGTGACACATGTGCCTAACAAAGGAAGCCCCGAAAGCCCACATGTAACATGTTGTGATAGCAATAACAgtaacaacaacaacaatcaaaacaacaataataaaGAACAAGACCGTTTCCTTCCCATAGCAAACGTAAGCCGGATTCTGAAAAAAGTTATACCAAGCAATGGTAAGATCTCCAAAGACGCGAAAGAAACGATTCAAGAATGCGTGTCGGAATTCATCAGCTTCGTGACGGGGGAGGCATCGGACAAATGCCAAAGAGAGAAAAGGAAGACCATCAATGGAGATGATATCATATGGGCAATCACCACATTAGGGTTTGAGGAATACGTAGGACCCTTGAAATTGTACTTAAGCAAATATAGAGAGATGGAAGGGGAGAAGCTTATTTTCCCAAAGCAACAAAGATCGGACCAAAGGCGACAACATTCGGAATATGAACAAAATATAGTTTTCAACaacaataacaatattaatattaatactaATAGTAACAACAATGTAAATTCTTCAATAAATGTTTACCCTTCTTTTGTTCCTTCGGATCAACCATTTTCCTTGCCTTTCTCCTCCAATTCCTTTCAAAAGCAATTACAGTAG